A region of the bacterium genome:
TGGCACCCCGGTTGCAATGGTTGCCATCCGAACCCGCGGAACCAGCACCCAGGACCCCGACAGCGGCGAGAACGGCGCGATCGCGCCCGGAGGTGGATGTTGAACGACCAGACGGTGGCCATGATCAAACCAGCCGCGCAGCCCGGCGCGCCCGCGACGGCGTCCGGCCCGGTGGCCCCGGCGTCGAGCCCGGCGTCCGGCCCCGGCGACGCCCTCGTCGTCGTCGACCTCCACAAGACCTACCGCTCCGGATTCCTCAAGCGCCGCCTGCGCGGCGTCGAGGGCGTGTCGTTCGCGGTGCCGCGCGGCCAGGTCTTCGCGCTGCTCGGCCACAACGGGGCCGGCAAGACGACGACCATCAACTGCGTCCTCGACCTGGTGCATCCGGACGCGGGCGAAGTCCGCATCTTCGGCCGCGACCACCGCCAATGCGCCTCGCGCCGCGCCGTGGGGTACCTCCCCGAACGGCCCTACTTCTTCGAGCACCTCAGCGGCCGCGAGCTGCTGCGCTTCTACGCCGACCTGCTCGACCTGCCCCGGGCCGGCCGGGATGCCGACATCGACGCCGTGCTCGCCCGCACCGGCATGGCCGCCCACGCCGACCGCAAGCTGCGCAAGTTCTCCAAGGGCATGCTGCAGCGCATCGGCCTGGCCCAGACCCTGCTGGGCGACCCCGAGCTGCTGATCCTCGACGAACCCATGTCCGGGCTCGATCCCATGGGGCGCCGCGAGGTGCGCGAGCTGCTCCTCGAACTGAAGGCCCAGGGCAAGACGATCATCCTCTCGAGCCACATCGTCCCCGACGTGGAGGCCGTCGCCGACACGGTGGCGATCATGCGCGAAGGGCGTCTCGTCGAGACCCGGAACCTGCACGACTACAAGGCCGAGAGCAGCTACGGCGTGCACCTCGGCTGGCGCGAGGGGGCCCACGACGGCGCCCGCC
Encoded here:
- a CDS encoding ABC transporter ATP-binding protein; its protein translation is MLNDQTVAMIKPAAQPGAPATASGPVAPASSPASGPGDALVVVDLHKTYRSGFLKRRLRGVEGVSFAVPRGQVFALLGHNGAGKTTTINCVLDLVHPDAGEVRIFGRDHRQCASRRAVGYLPERPYFFEHLSGRELLRFYADLLDLPRAGRDADIDAVLARTGMAAHADRKLRKFSKGMLQRIGLAQTLLGDPELLILDEPMSGLDPMGRREVRELLLELKAQGKTIILSSHIVPDVEAVADTVAIMREGRLVETRNLHDYKAESSYGVHLGWREGAHDGARLPDWARRQIPAAGADRVSVEASDVDALRELLAACHAADVPVQAVDTRRTGLEDIFLAAHGHRSPVGIPGERAPRPQGDTEVVR